From the Microbacterium sp. W4I4 genome, one window contains:
- the argG gene encoding argininosuccinate synthase: protein MSKVLQSLPVGEKVGIAFSGGLDTSVAVAWMRDKGAIPCTYTGDLGQPDEDDIDAIPGRALEYGAEISRLVDAKTALVEEGFVALQCGAFHIRSGGKTYFNTTPLGRAVTGTMLVRAMKDDGVDIWGDGSTYKGNDIERFYRYGLLANPRLRIYKPWLDADFVTELGGRQEMSEWLVEHGFPYRDSAEKAYSTDANIWGATHEAKTLEHLNVSLESVDPIMGVKYWDPSVAIETEDVAVTFEGGRPVALNGVEFGDPVALVLEANRIGGRHGLGMSDQIENRIIEAKSRGIYEAPGMALLFIAYERLVNGILNEDTLATYHEQGRRLGRLMYEGRWLEPQSLMLRESIQRWVGLTISGTVTIRLRRGDDWSILDTVSPNLSYGPEKLSMERVGDAAFGPVDRIGQLTMRNLDIADSRSRLEQYASLGLVGGATGELVGRVTAGEASEITEAVEGSVSAPDGVLTDAVDAASEGAAFDSGTD, encoded by the coding sequence ATGTCCAAGGTGCTTCAGTCCCTCCCTGTCGGCGAAAAGGTCGGCATCGCGTTCTCCGGTGGTCTCGACACCTCCGTCGCCGTCGCGTGGATGCGCGACAAGGGTGCGATTCCCTGCACCTACACGGGCGACCTCGGCCAGCCCGATGAGGACGACATCGACGCGATCCCCGGCCGCGCACTCGAGTACGGCGCCGAGATCTCGCGCCTGGTCGATGCGAAGACCGCACTGGTCGAAGAGGGCTTCGTCGCGCTGCAGTGCGGTGCGTTCCACATCCGCTCCGGTGGCAAGACCTACTTCAACACCACTCCCCTGGGCCGCGCCGTCACCGGCACCATGCTCGTGCGCGCCATGAAGGATGACGGCGTGGACATCTGGGGCGACGGTTCCACCTACAAGGGCAATGACATCGAGCGGTTCTACCGCTACGGCCTGCTCGCCAACCCGCGTCTGCGCATCTACAAGCCGTGGCTCGACGCCGACTTCGTCACCGAGCTCGGCGGCCGGCAGGAGATGAGCGAATGGCTCGTCGAGCACGGGTTCCCGTACCGGGACTCGGCCGAGAAGGCCTATTCGACGGATGCCAACATCTGGGGCGCCACGCACGAGGCGAAGACCCTGGAACACCTGAACGTGTCGCTCGAGAGCGTCGACCCGATCATGGGTGTGAAGTACTGGGACCCGTCGGTCGCGATCGAGACCGAGGACGTCGCCGTCACCTTCGAGGGCGGTCGTCCCGTGGCCCTCAACGGAGTCGAGTTCGGCGACCCGGTCGCCCTGGTCCTCGAGGCGAATCGCATCGGCGGCCGCCACGGTCTGGGCATGAGTGACCAGATCGAGAACCGCATCATCGAGGCGAAGTCGCGCGGCATCTACGAGGCCCCCGGCATGGCGCTGCTGTTCATCGCCTACGAGCGGCTCGTCAACGGCATCCTCAACGAGGACACCCTCGCCACCTACCACGAGCAGGGCCGGCGCCTCGGTCGCCTGATGTACGAGGGCCGCTGGCTGGAGCCGCAGTCGCTCATGCTGCGCGAGTCGATCCAGCGCTGGGTCGGCCTCACGATCTCCGGCACCGTCACCATCCGCCTGCGTCGCGGCGACGACTGGAGCATCCTCGACACCGTCTCGCCGAACCTGTCGTACGGTCCCGAGAAGCTGTCGATGGAGCGCGTCGGAGATGCGGCCTTCGGCCCGGTCGACCGCATCGGCCAGCTGACCATGCGCAACCTCGACATCGCCGACTCGCGCTCGCGTCTGGAGCAGTACGCGAGCCTCGGTCTGGTCGGCGGCGCCACCGGCGAGCTGGTCGGACGCGTCACCGCCGGCGAGGCGAGCGAGATCACCGAGGCCGTCGAAGGCTCCGTCTCGGCGCCCGACGGCGTGCTCACGGATGCCGTGGATGCAGCATCCGAGGGCGCCGCGTTCGACTCCGGCACCGACTGA